CTATCCCACTTTGGGATCATAAACTGCActattgatttataataaaataagaaaataatttaccgACCTCATTCCATGTTCCTCATTTGCATTCATGGTTTTACTAAAGTGAAAATCTATAGACATCATTAAGATATTTAGAGTGGTGATATAGATCTTGAAAAGGTGCTTGTCATTTTACTCACCAAATTTGTGtctttcttgttattttttgtccaTGTCGTCACCTATTAGAGCGATTTGTTAGGCTTTCCGTCTTGGAAATTTTGTTCATGAGCACGTGTCTCGTCTTTTGGGGAATTAATCCTGATAACGTAGCTATCCACTTTGTTCGACAAAGTTGGGGATGTGTGTCAAAGTCAACTTAGAATTGAATATCCAACTTTCAGAAcattgttgtatatatatatatatatatatatatgcttcgGAAAGGACAAAGGAGGCTGCATCGCCACTCAACAAGAATCTcaaatatcttaattattcGATTTTGTCGGACACATGCATGGCTATTCTTTATTATGACTTTGATCTTTTGGGGAATTAGAATATGAGCATACTGCTAGGCTAGCTAGGGAGTAGGGTTGGGTTTAACTTTAATCCATGCTGGAGGTAAAAGGAGTTGAGCAAGCAATTCCACCTCATTAAATAATGTCATGAAAGCACTAGTCCCCGCGGGAGCATCTGGACTCTGCAGGAATCTCGCCTTCAGACCGAGTTGTGGATGAGATGAGCATACACTTTTGAACAGGTGCACTCTTGTTTTGTGGCTCTTGTTTCACCTACTTGGCtggtagtttttttattttgtaaataattagaGATATTCGtagttatattaaattttcaaggGAATTGGTTGTAatctatatttcatttaattaatgagtGATATGTCAAGAATGTAAATCCATCTGGACTCTGCAGGAATCTCGCCTTCAGACCGAGTTGTGGATGAGATGAGCATACACTTTTGAACAGGCGCACTCTTGTTTTGTGGCTCTTGTTTCACCTACTTGGCtggtagtttttttattttgtaaataattagaGATATTCGTagttatatcaaattttcaagGGAATTGGTTGTAatctatatttcatttaattaatgagtGATATGTCAAGAATGTAAATCAATTGCACACATGGTTAAGGTAATCTTGCAATATTACATCAACCAtgaaagttttatttatagaTATAGGTAGTGGATAGAAGtgcatcataattaatttggtagCTTCCAGCAGCTGCTTTCCCTTACAAGGCTCTTCGGCCTCCTGTGCCGCCTTCTCTTTGGCAGTTATAATAGACAGCCGCAACGGGGGAACCAAGGTTGTAGACTCGTGAAAATTCTCTGGTGTTAAAATTCTGGCGCCGCCCTGGAGCATCCACTGTTTGCCGGCGTGGTTGACGGAACAATCCCAAAACAAGGCGGTGGATCCCTATTGATGGTTGAGGGCTCTCGTAACTCACTATTTCTTTCCCTGCATCCATCATTGCTCTATTCATCAATAAACactatatttactttttctgtAAAATACATAATCCTATCTAATTAATGAAGATCccaatactaaaatattggCTCACCAAAACCTGCTCCGGTGCTTCCTGGGATGTCCGTCACCAACCTGCATTTTGCATTTCCAATTTATACcacaataaaatttcatatatacatcATTAATCATTCCCATGTTTAGATGAAAAGTAACTCTTTTTCTCTCCCCCGCCCCAAAAACTGATGTTACTCCTTCTCATTAGTTACGTGCTAGCTAATACACAACagattgtataaattatatactaattaaaattaaaattttaaagaggGATGTAactaattatgaaaaaagaacaaaaatatcttaAGAGCTTGATCAAAGctacttatttatatatatatatatatatatgaataatatccACCAGTGCAAGTACTCCCTCAAGCATGGGTTGCTAGGGCTTGGAGCATCAGCATCCACCATTACCTGCCAAAATCAGCACATTCATTTGTGTATTAGTTGGAAATTCTAGTTCGGACCAAATTCGATCAAACTTGAATCAATCATATAGCAagtgcaatatatttattgtgtgattaGCGTAAAATCttgcatttattttgtaattgacTTGGTTCGACCACACCTAATTGGgacaagaattttttgaaatgcaTGAAACTACACCTAATAATTGCGAGAAGATTAATGGAAAATAGTATTACTAGCGTGCTACGTACTTACAAGAGTATAAAAGGAGCGAAAATCGTCGCCTCCAATATCAACTCTAGGCTGTGCGACTACTTGGGATGGTCTGAAGTTGCAGCCATTACAAACCATCCTACCATCACTGTAAACTCGTAGCTCAACCGTGCTGGTAAAGGCGTCTAAAACATCTCCAACAACACGGCTAACAACCAGAGGGTTCCTTTCTCTTGTCATGTTATAATGTTTTGTGATGGAGGATTTCATACATAACAAAGAAATATGTCCGCTGCCGGCTCACTTGTTTCTGTTATAAACTGATCATATAAAGCCGtctttgcaatatcacaattcacacatatatatagtggtCCGACTCTGACgcatatgtattattattcatattcCCGTACATAAGGTAGATGGAAATTTGGGCAAGAATCATTCCCACTCCCTGCAGCCTTGATTCTCCTTTGCTCCCCACTTGCATTGCATGTGGATGTGGTGCAACACCAACACAAACACGAACACGACACCAGCCAATTAATTCAACTAATGAATACTAATTGCAATACAACCTGTGGCATAACTAACAAATCTTTTGCATGTTAtccatattcatatatataataatcatttatgtttatcactttttataataatttctaacaaaaacaaattaattatgaaggAGATGATGGCACATGCGATGATAATGAAGGCCACGTCAAATAGATGCCTATGTTGAGATGTAAAGGTCAACTAGCCCTGATTCGCATCCAATCACACGTGTTCTTCCACGTATACTTCAAGTCATAGTCTTGCCTGTCTTCGGCCCAATGTGGTCTCGCTCGCGCTGCGAGGGCCCATTTATTACTACAGACGAGGGCCCATTTATTTGGGCCAATATTAGGCCCAAATAACCAATTGAGAAAGACCCCAACCCAACTTCCTCTAAACAGAGCTTCTTCCCGTCATCTTCAAGCGTTAATCTCTCTCTTATTTCCTTCTCCTTCAATGAGGAGCTCTTCTTAAGATTTCGCTTCAGTGTTCTATGTCTCAACCCAACACTTCCACCACCCCCGCCACATCCGCCTCCGCCGTCCCGGGCAAACGTTCATCATCCCCTCGTTCCTCCACTACCCCCACCGCCACCGGAGTCGGTGCTGCCTCTGTTGTCCCGGCGATGAAAAAAGCCAAGTCGCAGGCTGTCGCGTGCTCGCTCGATGGAAACAAGAACGGCCAGCAGCAGATTACTCCTCATGTCCACTTCGCCGAGCCCCCCGTTCACTCCCCTATGATGGAAGACGATCCAAGCGACGTTGCAATGGAGGCCTCCCCATCATCCACCGCTTTTGGCCGCAGAGTTTCTGCTTCCGGAGGTGGTGTCACTGCTAATTTGTCTCGGAAGAAGGCCACGCCTCCTCAACCTACAAAAAAGCTTGTAATTAAGCTCGTTAAAGGTAGGGATTTTTCCCTTTGCTTGTGCAAATTCATAATGGATTTAAGTGATTTCGACTTCCGGAGGAAGATTTcgggttttcttgatgagatACTTAAGTGTTTTGTGTTGGTGGAATTGAGGCGAGAATGTTAGGGTTTTGAGCGTTGGATTGGTTATCTTGAGACACATATTTAACGAGTAAGTTAAGCTAACTTTAGATGTCTTTTGGGGTTTTATTTCGGGtcgtaatttataaaaatctgcgattttctcatttatttaaGAACTGTGTTTGTTACTTCCAGTTGCATGACTTGGGAAGTTATTGAAGCTGGAATTTAGTGTAATTGAGTTGTTTGTAGTCCAATTTCGCTGCATTATTCGACTATATGTTAGTATGTTCAGATCCTTCTCCAaaatttctgttatttttgtaCCTTAGCTAGACGATTTTTGGGCATTTACTTCATGAATGGGATTTCTAAACCTAGTGTTTTTGAGGCTAGCTGCATCGAGATTCTTTAGGACAAATCTCTAGGTTTACAAATTTGGCTTGGGGTGTAAATTTTTTAGCTGTAATGCCCCCATCTTACATGACTGTAAACACAGATAGTATTGCAGTTTTCCTTATCATTTCTTGGTAGTTGCAGTTGCACTACAACAGTACGACTTAAACCTCACATTTAAAGCGGTTTTAAGTTGTTTGGTGGAAGTTCTGGTGGATTTAGTTACTGGATTTGTTGTTGATGGGTGACAGTAGAATACATGTTTATGTATATTGTATATACATGTGTGGGCGTGTATAGCAATAAGTCCAATATTAGATATGTATTATTGATAATTCATAATGAGGACTTGCCAACACCTTTGTTGTGGATAGTTTATTTTGTATGGCCTCTTTCTATTCCACGTAGGAGAATGCCTTTCAACCTAATAATGCTCACAGTTCCTGGAGAATGCCTGTTAGGTCTTATATGGATGTTTGCTTGTGAAATTCCAATGGGTGTGCAAGTATAGAGAAAGAGCTGGGGGTCATCCTGCtgtgtttttcttcttctccatgttTGTCTTCTTGTGCTTATTGTTCTCTCTTTTTTGGGATGCTTAAGTTTGGATACAATCGCATCACTTTGCGACAATCAGC
This genomic window from Sesamum indicum cultivar Zhongzhi No. 13 linkage group LG12, S_indicum_v1.0, whole genome shotgun sequence contains:
- the LOC105175726 gene encoding protein HEADING DATE 3A-like, giving the protein MKSSITKHYNMTRERNPLVVSRVVGDVLDAFTSTVELRVYSDGRMVCNGCNFRPSQVVAQPRVDIGGDDFRSFYTLVMVDADAPSPSNPCLREYLHWLVTDIPGSTGAGFGKEIVSYESPQPSIGIHRLVLGLFRQPRRQTVDAPGRRQNFNTREFSRVYNLGSPVAAVYYNCQREGGTGGRRAL